One Setaria italica strain Yugu1 chromosome II, Setaria_italica_v2.0, whole genome shotgun sequence DNA segment encodes these proteins:
- the LOC101773587 gene encoding cinnamoyl-CoA reductase 1, with protein sequence MVGRTEDGAAGSGETVCVTGAGGYIASWLVKLLLARGYTVHGTVRDLGEKKTAHLRQLEKASENLKLFKADLLAYDAMAAAIVGCQGVFHVATPVPSGKITDPEREMLGPAVNGTTNVLKAASAANVRRVVVVSSMVAVEIDPKDWPKDKIKDEGCWSDKEACRNNEDWYSVAKITSEQAALEYGKQTGLDVVTVNPAVVFGPLLQSTLNTSCQFLVYFLKGGPDQMRNKLWHIVDVRDTADALLLVYEAPEASGRHICAPHFISARDLLDLLKSMYTEYPFMSKESICDMDHPAPMTSDKLKKLGWKVRSLKETIADTIEFCKKAGFLEDVAGNPCRFPDIYNKI encoded by the exons ATGGTCGGACGCACGGAGGACGGCGCTGCCGGGAGCGGGGAGACGGTGTGCGtgaccggcgccggcgggtacaTCGCCTCGTGGCTCGTCAagctcctcctcgcccgcggATACACCGTCCACGGCACCGTCCGCGACCTGG GTGAGAAGAAGACCGCCCATTTGAGGCAGTTGGAGAAGGCATCTGAAAACCTGAAGCTTTTCAAGGCCGATCTCCTTGCCTATGACGCCATGGCAGCTGCAATCGTCGGATGCCAAGGTGTTTTCCATGTTGCCACTCCAGTTCCTTCAGGGAAAATAACCGATCCAGAG CGAGAAATGTTGGGTCCTGCTGTTAATGGCACCACAAACGTACTCAAGGCTGCCTCGGCTGCGAATGTGCGTCGAGTGGTCGTTGTTTCATCCATGGTGGCTGTTGAGATCGACCCGAAAGATTGGCCCAAGGACAAGATCAAAGATGAAGGTTGCTGGTCAGACAAAGAAGCCTGCAGGAATAACGAG GATTGGTACTCTGTTGCCAAGATCACTTCGGAACAGGCTGCGCTTGAGTATGGGAAGCAAACCGGGCTTGATGTTGTCACGGTCAACCCAGCCGTGGTCTTTGGTCCCCTTCTGCAATCAACGCTTAACACAAGCTGCCAGTTCCTCGTCTACTTCCTGAAAG GAGGCCCTGATCAAATGAGGAACAAGCTTTGGCACATCGTTGACGTCCGGGACACGGCCGATGCTCTTTTGCTGGTCTATGAGGCACCTGAAGCCTCCGGTAGGCACATTTGCGCACCTCATTTCATCAGTGCCCGTGACCTGCTGGACTTACTGAAGAGCATGTACACTGAATACCCTTTCATGAGCAA GGAGAGCATCTGTGACATGGATCACCCAGCTCCAATGACGTCTGACAAGCTGAAGAAGCTGGGGTGGAAGGTCAGATCGTTGAAGGAAACTATCGCTGATACAATTGAGTTCTGCAAGAAGGCTGGATTTCTTGAGGACGTGGCGGGGAATCCCTGCCGTTTCCCTGATATTTACAACAAAATCTAG
- the LOC101773996 gene encoding putative anthocyanidin reductase isoform X2, whose translation MAAKTLAEEKALEYAEKNGLNVVTVCPCLVLGPLLQPAVSASNEFFIYVIKVNVRDVADALLLVYEKAESSGRYLCAPDRVSTKDLLNILKKTHPNYNCVNCDNDSDLKSIITRITSEKLKNLGWKPRTIEETLSDSIEYYEKAGLLQDVEGCPCRLPHPFHLAIDK comes from the exons ATGGCTGCCAAGACTCTTGCCGAAGAGAAAGCCTTGGAGTATGCAGAGAAAAATGGACTAAATGTTGTTACAGTTTGCCCTTGTCTGGTTTTAGGCCCACTCCTGCAGCCAGCTGTTAGTGCCAGCAATGAATTCTTCATCTATGTTATAAAAG TTAATGTCCGTGATGTGGCTGATGCTTTGCTCCTGGTATACGAGAAAGCGGAATCATCTGGGAGATACCTCTGTGCACCAGATCGAGTTAGCACAAAAGATCTACTGAACATTTTGAAGAAAACTCACCCTAACTACAACTGCGTAAACTG TGACAATGATTCGGATCTTAAATCTATAATCACACGAATTACGTCGGAGAAACTGAAGAATCTGGGCTGGAAACCAAGGACAATAGAGGAAACATTGTCTGATAGCATTGAATACTACGAGAAGGCAGGGCTTCTGCAGGATGTGGAGGGATGTCCTTGCCGTCTTCCTCATCCTTTTCATCTGGCTATAGATAAATGA
- the LOC101773996 gene encoding cinnamoyl-CoA reductase 2 isoform X1 — MASPSASRRVTGGGSYIASWLVKLLLTRGYAVNATVRDPGDPKNAHLGRLDGAAGNLRLFKADMLDPDALATAVAGCEGVFHVASPVPSVKAVDPESEVLAPAVKGTLNILQACSANNVQKVVVVSSTSAVHFNPNWPQGKPKDESCWSDRDLCLKNKLMSVMWLMLCSWYTRKRNHLGDTSVHQIELAQKIY; from the exons atggcgtcgccgtcggcgtcgcggcGCGTGACCGGAGGCGGCAGCTACATCGCGTCGTGGCTCgtcaagctcctcctcacccgGGGCTACGCCGTGAACGCCACCGTCCGTGATCCAG GCGACCCCAAGAACGCCCACCTGGGCCGGCTGGACGGGGCAGCGGGGAACCTGCGCCTGTTCAAGGCCGACATGCTTGACCCCGACGCGCTGGCGACCGCGGTCGCCGGGTGCGAGGGGGTCTTCCATGTCGCGTCTCCCGTGCCCTCGGTTAAGGCTGTCGACCCTGAG TCAGAAGTATTGGCACCAGCTGTTAAAGGCACCTTGAACATTCTTCAGGCTTGCTCAGCTAACAATGTTCAGAAGGTGGTTGTGGTTTCATCCACTTCTGCCGTTCATTTTAACCCGAATTGGCCTCAAGGCAAGCCGAAAGATGAAAGTTGCTGGTCAGACAGAGATTTATGCTTGAAGAACAAG TTAATGTCCGTGATGTGGCTGATGCTTTGCTCCTGGTATACGAGAAAGCGGAATCATCTGGGAGATACCTCTGTGCACCAGATCGAGTTAGCACAAAAGATCTACTGA